Proteins from a genomic interval of Candidatus Rubidus massiliensis:
- the purA gene encoding Adenylosuccinate synthetase: MSCFIVVGTQWGDEGKGKIIDLLSEKAHHVIRSQGGNNAGHTVQIKGKEYKFNLIPSGILHPQTTCYLGPGTVIDLDVLFQEIAFLQKEGIEVLNRLIIAPQAHIIFPYHILSDKLFEIRKGELAIGTTGRGIGPCYADKINRIGITAQELIMPEIFAHLLKGNLIIKNEEFSKLYQVAPLHYEPLLNEYLEKGKRLAPFVKNYNQMIASALKHKETILLEGAQGTYLDVQLGTYPYVTSSSTTAGGLCAGAGIAPNAINHILGVIKAYTTRVGNGPFPTELHGKDIFLSHLKAKEYGTTTGRKRRIGWFDAVLAKNAVRLNGLQSLAVTKLDILDHLEELFICTAYELEGNIIDFVPSTSYELNKVKPIYQKFAGWKKNTSDILEYNDLPVSAKKYLNAIETMCEAPISILSLGPDREQTIILKNLL; this comes from the coding sequence ATGTCTTGTTTTATTGTGGTAGGGACCCAGTGGGGTGATGAAGGAAAGGGTAAAATAATAGATTTGCTAAGTGAAAAAGCTCATCATGTCATTCGCTCGCAAGGTGGCAATAATGCCGGTCATACAGTCCAAATAAAAGGCAAAGAATATAAATTTAATCTAATTCCATCCGGAATTTTACACCCTCAAACTACCTGTTACTTAGGTCCAGGCACAGTAATTGATTTAGATGTACTTTTTCAAGAAATAGCATTTTTACAAAAAGAAGGTATAGAAGTCTTAAATCGTTTAATTATTGCACCGCAAGCCCATATTATCTTTCCCTATCATATTTTAAGCGATAAGTTATTTGAAATTAGAAAAGGAGAATTAGCTATTGGCACAACAGGGAGAGGTATTGGTCCTTGTTATGCAGATAAAATCAATAGAATTGGCATTACCGCTCAAGAACTTATAATGCCAGAGATTTTTGCTCATTTACTAAAGGGCAATCTTATCATTAAAAATGAGGAATTTAGTAAACTTTACCAAGTTGCTCCTTTACACTACGAACCTTTATTAAATGAATATCTTGAAAAAGGTAAAAGACTGGCTCCTTTCGTTAAAAATTATAATCAAATGATTGCGTCGGCATTAAAGCATAAAGAAACAATTTTGTTAGAAGGAGCCCAGGGTACTTACCTAGACGTACAATTAGGTACTTACCCTTATGTAACTTCCTCTAGTACAACAGCTGGTGGTCTATGTGCGGGAGCCGGTATTGCTCCTAATGCTATAAATCATATCCTAGGAGTCATAAAAGCTTATACAACAAGGGTTGGCAATGGACCTTTTCCAACAGAACTTCATGGCAAAGATATTTTTCTAAGTCACTTAAAAGCTAAAGAGTATGGAACAACGACCGGAAGAAAAAGAAGAATTGGGTGGTTCGATGCTGTTCTTGCAAAAAATGCTGTTCGTTTGAATGGACTTCAATCCCTCGCTGTGACAAAATTAGATATTCTCGATCATTTAGAAGAGCTTTTCATTTGTACCGCATACGAATTAGAGGGAAATATTATTGATTTTGTTCCATCGACTTCTTATGAATTAAATAAAGTGAAACCGATTTATCAAAAATTTGCAGGCTGGAAAAAAAACACTTCTGACATACTTGAATATAACGACTTACCAGTAAGTGCCAAAAAATATCTAAATGCCATCGAAACCATGTGTGAAGCTCCTATTAGTATTTTGTCTTTAGGACCAGACCGCGAACAAACTATAATTTTAAAAAATCTCTTATAG
- the uppS gene encoding Isoprenyl transferase: MSTNTFIPEIKYFTSEQLQALDPSRIPSHVAIIPDGNRRWAKQNQATTKEGHREGGNIIIDILRAAKEIGIKHVTFYVFSTENNFRPKEEVDALMWLLYNYFIEERQTMIDNGVKLHAIGEISKLPEYVLEALQETIKATSQSTDIDCILALNYGSRNEITRSFKKIARALQAKELFIDDINETVISNYLDTAPWPDPDLLIRTSGEARISNFLLWQISYAELHIVDTLWPEFAPVHLLEAIEIYQKRERRLGRI, translated from the coding sequence ATGTCTACAAATACTTTTATACCAGAAATAAAGTATTTTACTTCGGAACAATTACAGGCGTTAGATCCATCTCGTATTCCTTCCCATGTAGCCATCATTCCTGACGGTAATAGACGATGGGCTAAACAAAATCAAGCGACCACCAAAGAGGGACATAGAGAAGGTGGCAATATCATTATCGATATCTTGCGAGCTGCTAAAGAAATCGGCATTAAACATGTTACTTTTTATGTTTTTTCGACCGAAAATAATTTTCGGCCTAAAGAAGAAGTCGATGCCTTGATGTGGTTATTGTATAATTACTTCATCGAGGAAAGGCAAACCATGATCGATAATGGTGTAAAATTACACGCCATCGGCGAAATTTCAAAATTGCCTGAATATGTTCTTGAAGCTTTACAAGAAACAATAAAAGCAACGAGTCAGTCTACCGATATCGATTGCATATTAGCTTTAAATTATGGATCTAGAAATGAAATCACCCGCTCTTTTAAAAAAATTGCTCGGGCTTTACAAGCTAAAGAATTATTTATTGACGATATAAATGAAACAGTTATATCAAACTATTTAGATACCGCTCCTTGGCCAGATCCAGATCTTCTTATCCGTACAAGTGGGGAAGCTAGAATTAGTAATTTTTTGTTGTGGCAAATCTCTTATGCAGAATTACATATAGTTGATACATTATGGCCTGAATTTGCTCCTGTTCATTTATTAGAAGCGATAGAAATTTACCAAAAAAGGGAAAGACGTTTAGGCAGAATATGA
- the cdsA gene encoding Phosphatidate cytidylyltransferase — MSLIKNQVYQRIISGVIAALFFSISIYFAMTPFLNLLFFILLLLVTVAASKEYYELLKAKGIQPLTTIGLFGAGLITTTFYISAFNSTYIYLPLFSFFLLFLFSFVYLFQDNTQPLIRLSTTFFSYIYIVIPFCVVFNILYFFPANSKQDSRWWIVYTLITTKAMDIGGYIVGKSFGKNLLIPSISPKKTWEGLIGGVFFTILCSVFLIFLLSLVYKQTPLDLSFTWGIILGLILAILSILGDLSESLLKRDANVKDSGFLPGLGGFLDMVDSLIFTIPFMYFFLLYYFHNG; from the coding sequence ATGAGCCTTATCAAAAATCAAGTTTATCAAAGAATTATCTCAGGCGTAATAGCGGCTCTTTTTTTTAGCATAAGTATCTATTTTGCTATGACACCTTTTTTAAATCTTCTTTTTTTTATTTTACTCTTATTAGTTACAGTGGCTGCGAGTAAAGAATATTATGAACTTTTAAAAGCTAAAGGTATTCAACCACTCACGACAATTGGTTTATTTGGTGCGGGCTTAATCACTACAACTTTTTATATTTCAGCCTTTAATTCAACTTACATTTATTTACCGTTATTTAGTTTTTTTTTACTTTTTCTCTTTAGTTTCGTCTATCTCTTCCAAGATAACACGCAACCCCTTATTCGACTTTCAACAACTTTTTTTAGCTACATTTATATTGTAATTCCTTTTTGTGTGGTCTTTAATATTTTATATTTCTTTCCTGCCAACTCTAAACAAGATAGTAGATGGTGGATCGTTTATACATTAATCACAACAAAAGCTATGGATATTGGGGGTTATATTGTTGGTAAGAGTTTTGGAAAAAATTTATTAATTCCAAGTATCAGTCCTAAAAAAACTTGGGAAGGATTAATTGGTGGAGTTTTTTTTACAATTTTATGTAGTGTTTTTTTAATCTTTTTATTGTCTTTAGTTTATAAACAAACACCACTAGATCTTTCCTTTACTTGGGGTATCATTTTAGGTTTAATTTTAGCTATCCTTTCCATACTTGGGGATTTGTCTGAATCTTTATTAAAACGAGATGCGAACGTAAAAGATAGTGGTTTTTTACCAGGTCTTGGTGGCTTTTTGGATATGGTTGATTCATTGATTTTTACCATTCCATTTATGTATTTTTTTCTTCTTTATTACTTTCACAATGGATAA
- the cmk gene encoding Cytidylate kinase, giving the protein MIITIDGAIATGKSTIAKKLAEEIGYVFYDTGAMYRCVTYGILKEKIDIDNTLQLEQFLNHFTFDIKIKRGERFYYYQNEDISKKIRGEEVTSFVSKVSAKKEVREKLVIFQRQLGEGVNAVFEGRDMGTVVFPDAFLKIFLTGNPEVRARRRFEELKLKFPEEAKSLTYEKVLEDINSRDLKDSNRDLSPLRQSPDSFVIDTTALTIDEVVLKILECRDLVQTRSKTNRFLS; this is encoded by the coding sequence ATGATTATTACAATTGATGGAGCAATTGCGACCGGCAAAAGTACTATAGCTAAAAAATTAGCAGAAGAAATTGGATATGTCTTTTATGACACGGGAGCCATGTATCGATGCGTTACTTACGGTATTTTAAAAGAAAAAATTGATATTGATAATACCCTACAATTAGAACAATTTTTGAATCACTTTACTTTTGATATAAAAATTAAACGGGGAGAAAGATTTTATTATTATCAGAATGAAGATATTTCAAAAAAAATTCGTGGCGAAGAAGTAACATCTTTTGTATCAAAAGTTTCTGCAAAAAAAGAAGTTCGTGAAAAACTTGTAATCTTTCAACGACAATTAGGTGAAGGAGTCAACGCTGTTTTTGAAGGACGCGATATGGGAACAGTTGTTTTTCCAGATGCCTTTCTAAAAATTTTTTTAACAGGTAATCCTGAAGTAAGGGCAAGACGTAGGTTTGAAGAATTAAAACTTAAATTCCCTGAAGAAGCTAAGTCTTTAACGTATGAAAAGGTTTTAGAAGATATAAATTCGCGTGATTTGAAAGATTCAAATCGAGACTTATCACCTTTACGACAATCCCCTGATTCCTTTGTGATAGATACAACAGCTTTAACAATCGATGAGGTCGTCTTAAAAATTTTAGAATGTCGCGATTTAGTCCAAACACGGTCAAAAACTAATCGGTTTTTAAGCTAA
- a CDS encoding Ankyrin repeats (3 copies) yields MTYSLQNKLTILSYCQEKWKNTLPIDDKEVLLAKMQNCLELIFFELPDSFTPFLIPLKEAFLESLTFFKQKNIKPFVDENLSLKETIDSVKNALKSIPLFQKDADKKTGNEVFAFICDIDCDDFNGSFHTALQQIIEDGIPFITTRTILKNSGSKNSRLSDHLENQFFMKKGLQKWEIYEQKHLESEGFLVCIPESFYPHLSSFDKLDYFGFDPDVLKPIPLEDAFKSRIKNYTFKPFIDLFTGLGKEAISFYLCGHGGSGYIGGLSKDNFMQFTSWLNNIKCKSLIISSCYAGGKSLLNLWKPAVQSFDLEETPIKYPILVENIGDLTSFMDTSFSFKKVLNAITSGLNATPSKQLFAIQQNLKNLSRIPHCSHNNFQIFFPHSGPTISGYKAIDEFNEGFVLNYNKIKARQLNSFKKKIRAYFLLELEKKLYLNVQFIPLPILFKECNPLLISLIPGNANHFFHSIYLEKIALVDYWKNVASFYEEGDLDASKAFFINKVKNGKQTYKKVVFHQHKKESFLLYKKKENFFLKKGEIVSLITPFQFYLYSQEIMLATNPDPTALKVASGGHEIFENKENDFFSSFEKEEEQITQLRKTPPSVWKRTSLTTSEIIDFIFYLTNEKDKNLTFITTILIHYEIDPNSKNFQGVPLICRFVEKNLGSCVFLLLKKYDDIKLNVKHPLYFNRTSLAISLQNRSTYLSNLLLKQPNINLNETEDYGIPILARAIMNDFPITSFKDIPLITDVFIDNQHSLLSWFISMGLVKEAKRLLDMGANPNYGKPNGMEVALLKDEMDLVELMVKNKGDPFKGQNGPFIEVILHGSQSALNYLIELPTLDLNTENSRGINPLLAALIKGDEKLIESLIKRGAILPEIGSQEIIDIFTNVLKNAYQTKGIKRIEEFCIYFKNDREYKKIIVEYLWSHNVLELFKLITSKTISIDDKTIISLFKKSICTNNEKFFYKLVKILTISKLPEGFNYFAYYLKMANYISPRQAYFLLKDLLKENLLPPVTVFFSDELYRKVIGSLDLEFIQLVCHYLNISAFEQKEKFNQFFYFATSEWALKENPTIAAWFMEQGVIPSKDRMLDLVKYGGKDLVCQGIKMVQDCDYLSELLEEAAKLDIDPEKLLFKELVFTYKVDMNAGQFTNPFCTLCYRVDSDLINWCIQHGANVNPEVFITPLQIVAKKTNTYEGQDAFKALVQAGAKLTSNHKDAFVEVCKHADGKFVKWCLRKESKLLDHEGYLLNPVTIAKNNKNEEVAELLLQEGFEC; encoded by the coding sequence ATGACTTATTCCCTTCAAAATAAATTAACTATACTCTCCTATTGCCAAGAAAAATGGAAAAATACTTTACCTATTGATGATAAAGAAGTTTTGTTAGCCAAAATGCAAAATTGCCTTGAGTTAATTTTTTTTGAACTACCCGATTCATTTACACCTTTTTTAATTCCATTAAAAGAAGCTTTTTTAGAATCATTAACTTTTTTTAAACAAAAAAATATAAAGCCCTTTGTTGATGAGAATTTGAGCCTCAAAGAAACCATAGATAGCGTTAAAAATGCTTTAAAATCTATTCCATTATTTCAAAAGGATGCAGATAAAAAAACGGGTAATGAAGTATTTGCTTTTATATGCGATATTGATTGCGATGACTTTAATGGTAGTTTTCATACAGCCTTGCAGCAAATCATTGAAGATGGAATTCCTTTTATCACTACAAGAACCATCTTAAAAAATTCAGGATCTAAAAATAGCAGACTTTCTGACCATCTTGAAAACCAATTTTTTATGAAAAAAGGACTTCAAAAATGGGAAATTTACGAACAAAAACATCTAGAATCAGAAGGGTTTTTGGTTTGTATACCAGAAAGTTTTTATCCTCATTTATCTTCATTTGATAAATTAGATTATTTTGGTTTTGATCCAGACGTCTTGAAACCCATTCCATTAGAAGATGCCTTTAAAAGTAGGATTAAAAACTATACATTCAAACCCTTTATCGATTTGTTTACAGGCCTTGGAAAAGAAGCGATAAGTTTTTATCTTTGTGGTCATGGAGGTAGCGGCTACATTGGGGGCTTAAGTAAAGATAACTTTATGCAGTTCACTTCTTGGCTAAATAATATAAAATGTAAAAGTTTAATTATAAGCAGTTGCTATGCTGGAGGAAAAAGTTTATTAAACTTATGGAAACCGGCAGTTCAGTCTTTTGATCTGGAGGAAACGCCTATAAAATATCCAATACTTGTAGAGAATATAGGTGATCTAACAAGCTTCATGGATACCTCTTTTTCTTTCAAAAAAGTTTTAAATGCCATTACGAGTGGTTTAAATGCAACTCCTAGTAAGCAATTGTTTGCTATTCAACAAAATCTTAAAAATTTAAGTAGAATACCTCATTGTAGCCATAATAATTTCCAAATTTTTTTCCCCCATTCAGGTCCAACTATTAGTGGTTATAAAGCTATAGATGAATTTAATGAAGGTTTTGTTTTGAATTATAACAAAATAAAGGCCCGGCAACTCAATTCCTTTAAAAAGAAAATAAGAGCCTATTTTCTGCTTGAATTGGAAAAAAAACTTTATCTAAACGTGCAATTTATACCATTGCCGATCCTTTTTAAAGAATGTAATCCTCTTCTTATTTCTTTAATCCCAGGTAATGCTAACCATTTCTTTCATTCGATTTATTTAGAAAAGATTGCCTTAGTTGATTATTGGAAGAATGTAGCATCTTTCTATGAAGAAGGGGATTTAGACGCGAGTAAAGCCTTTTTTATAAATAAGGTAAAAAATGGAAAACAAACTTACAAAAAGGTTGTCTTTCATCAACATAAAAAAGAATCCTTTTTGCTTTATAAAAAAAAGGAGAATTTCTTTTTAAAAAAGGGGGAGATTGTTTCCCTAATTACACCATTTCAGTTTTATTTATACAGCCAAGAAATCATGCTAGCTACTAATCCTGATCCTACAGCTTTGAAAGTAGCAAGTGGGGGACATGAAATTTTTGAAAATAAAGAGAATGATTTTTTTTCCAGCTTTGAAAAAGAAGAAGAACAGATTACTCAATTAAGAAAAACTCCTCCAAGTGTTTGGAAGCGTACTTCTTTGACGACGTCCGAAATTATAGATTTCATTTTTTATTTAACCAATGAAAAAGATAAAAACTTAACTTTTATTACCACTATTCTCATTCATTATGAGATCGACCCTAATAGCAAAAATTTTCAGGGCGTTCCTCTGATTTGTCGATTTGTTGAAAAAAATTTGGGAAGTTGTGTCTTTCTACTATTAAAAAAATATGATGATATCAAATTGAATGTTAAGCACCCCTTATATTTCAACCGAACATCCTTAGCGATTAGTTTGCAAAATCGGTCTACCTATTTGTCCAATCTTTTGCTGAAACAACCCAATATAAATTTAAATGAGACGGAAGATTACGGAATACCCATTCTTGCAAGGGCTATTATGAATGATTTTCCAATTACATCTTTTAAAGATATACCACTAATTACGGATGTTTTCATTGATAATCAACATTCTCTTCTTTCATGGTTTATCAGTATGGGGCTTGTAAAGGAAGCCAAACGGTTATTAGATATGGGCGCTAACCCAAATTATGGCAAACCAAATGGGATGGAAGTGGCTTTGTTGAAAGATGAAATGGACTTAGTAGAGCTTATGGTAAAAAATAAGGGCGATCCTTTTAAAGGGCAAAATGGACCTTTTATTGAGGTTATCCTTCATGGTTCTCAAAGCGCTTTAAATTATTTAATTGAATTACCAACCCTTGATCTAAATACGGAAAATAGTCGGGGGATTAATCCTTTACTTGCCGCCTTGATTAAAGGGGATGAGAAATTAATTGAAAGTCTTATAAAAAGAGGCGCTATTTTGCCTGAAATAGGCAGTCAAGAGATCATTGACATCTTCACTAACGTCTTAAAAAATGCCTATCAAACAAAAGGGATCAAGAGAATAGAAGAATTCTGTATCTATTTTAAAAATGATAGAGAGTACAAAAAAATTATTGTCGAGTATTTATGGAGCCATAACGTATTAGAATTATTTAAGTTAATTACTTCAAAAACAATTTCAATTGATGATAAGACAATAATTAGTTTATTTAAAAAGTCTATTTGTACAAATAATGAAAAGTTTTTTTATAAACTAGTAAAGATATTAACTATTTCTAAATTACCGGAAGGGTTTAATTATTTTGCTTATTATTTAAAAATGGCCAACTACATTTCTCCAAGACAGGCTTACTTTCTTCTAAAAGATCTATTAAAAGAGAATTTATTGCCTCCTGTAACCGTTTTTTTTAGTGATGAATTGTATCGCAAAGTCATTGGATCTTTAGATTTAGAATTTATACAATTAGTTTGTCATTATTTGAATATCAGCGCTTTTGAACAAAAAGAAAAATTCAATCAATTTTTTTATTTTGCAACAAGTGAGTGGGCTTTAAAAGAAAATCCAACCATTGCCGCTTGGTTTATGGAACAAGGGGTGATTCCGTCTAAGGATAGGATGCTAGATCTTGTAAAATATGGTGGCAAAGATCTTGTTTGCCAAGGCATAAAAATGGTGCAGGATTGTGACTACTTGTCAGAATTGCTAGAGGAAGCAGCAAAACTAGACATTGATCCTGAAAAGTTATTATTCAAAGAATTAGTTTTTACATATAAAGTGGATATGAACGCAGGTCAGTTTACCAATCCTTTTTGTACACTTTGTTATAGAGTTGATAGTGATTTAATTAACTGGTGCATCCAACATGGGGCAAATGTTAATCCAGAAGTTTTTATAACGCCTCTTCAGATTGTAGCGAAAAAAACTAATACTTATGAAGGACAAGACGCTTTTAAAGCATTAGTTCAAGCTGGAGCTAAGCTTACAAGCAATCATAAAGACGCTTTTGTCGAAGTATGTAAGCATGCTGATGGGAAGTTTGTGAAATGGTGTTTACGAAAAGAATCAAAGTTATTAGATCATGAGGGGTATTTGCTAAATCCTGTAACAATAGCTAAAAATAATAAAAATGAGGAAGTCGCAGAACTTTTATTGCAGGAAGGTTTTGAATGTTAG